A single region of the Hemiscyllium ocellatum isolate sHemOce1 chromosome 21, sHemOce1.pat.X.cur, whole genome shotgun sequence genome encodes:
- the LOC132825717 gene encoding torsin-1B-like isoform X2 translates to MKVVFRTVFVLLLLSGRFAAAVEPISMGIAVGVATALTGLLSTFPTLYCRLQECCEARWVELNFTGLKMDLENKLFGQHVAKQVVLKAVKGFLMNPNPKKPLTLSLHGWTGTGKNLISKIIAENIYRNGLESNYVHQFVSTLHFPHPEYLSQYKELLQKWIRGNVTLCGRSMFIFDEMDKMQAGLIDAIKPYLDYYDNIDGVVYRNAIFVFLRWILAYQSH, encoded by the exons ATGAAGGTGGTGTTCAGGACCGTGTTCGTCCTTTTGCTGCTATCTGGGCGTTTCGCGGCCGCCGTGGAGCCCATCAGCATGGGGATTGCTGTCGGGGTGGCCACCGCTCTGACTGGCCTTCTCAGTACCTTCCCCACGCTGTACTGCAGGCTCCAGGAGTGCTGTGAGGCCCGCTGGGTGGAGCTCAACTTCACag GGTTGAAGATGGACTTGGAAAACAAGCTGTTTGGACAACACGTTGCCAAGCAAGTTGTCTTGAAGGCAGTCAAAGGTTTCTTGATGAATCCAAACCCCAAAAAGCCCCTCACACTTTCACTACATGGCTGGACTGGGACAGGCAAAAATCTAATCAGTAAAATAATTGCAGAGAACATTTATAGAAATGGACTGGAGAGTAACTACGTTCATCAGTTTGTCTCCACTTTGCACTTCCCTCATCCTGAATATCTCAGCCAATATAAG GAACTGCTACAGAAATGGATACGCGGTAACGTTACCTTGTGTGGCAGGTCCATGTTCATTTTTGATGAAATGGACAAAATGCAAGCAGGCCTTATTGATGCCATTAAGCCTTACTTGGACTACTACGATAACATTGATGGCGTAGTGTACCGGAATGCCATTTTCGTCTTCCTGAG
- the LOC132825921 gene encoding torsin-1A-like isoform X2, whose protein sequence is MLHQGLGTAGCQRSAGLETSLKEQLFGQHIALDVIPKAIEGFLSNKDAKKPLTLSLHGWTGTGKSFVSRIIAESLYKNGMNSKYVHKFVSSYHFPNVQHTNKYIQQLQDWIRGNVSLCKRSLFIFDEMDKMNPELIDSIKPFLEYYSHLDGVVYRKAMFIFLSNAGGEKINDVVLDFWQRGMKREDIQQKDLENSLSLEVYNNKNSGFWHTHLIDKYLIDYFIPFLPLEYKHVVLCAKAELYTLHLEDVDQVAIKVATEMVYFPKDQRVFSVKGCKTVAAKVNYWTAADSKL, encoded by the exons ATGTTGCACCAAGGACTGGGTACCGCTGGATGTCAAAGGTCAGCAG GATTGGAAACCTCCTTAAAGGAGCAGCTGTTTGGACAACATATTGCATTGGATGTGATTCCAAAGGCGATCGAAGGCTTCCTGAGTAATAAGGATGCAAAGAAACCTCTCACCCTTTCTCTACATGGCTGGACTGGTACTGGCAAAAGCTTTGTCAGTAGAATAATAGCTGAAAGCCTGTATAAAAATGGAATGAACAGTAAATATGTTCATAAATTTGTGTCTTCTTACCACTTCCCCAATGTTCAACATACCAACAAGTATATA CAACAGTTGCAGGACTGGATTCGTGGGAATGTTAGCCTGTGTAAGCGGTCACTGTTTATTTTTGATGAGATGGACAAAATGAACCCTGAGCTCATTGATTCCATTAAGCCATTTCTGGAATACTACAGCCACCTTGATGGAGTGGTTTATCGAAAGGCAATGTTCATCTTCCTGAG CAATGCTGGTGGTGAGAAGATAAACGATGTTGTGCTAGATTTCTGGCAGCGTGGGATGAAAAGAGAAGATATTCAACAGAAAGACTTGGAGAATAGTCTGTCCTTAGAAGTCTATAACAACAAAAATA GTGGATTCTGGCACACCCATCTCATTGACAAATATCTGATCGATTATTTTATTCCTTTTCTGCCACTGGAGTACAAACACGTTGTGTTGTGTGCAAAAGCTGAATTGTACACGCTGCATCTTGAAGATGTTGACCAAGTGGCCATCAAAGTGGCCACAGAGATGGTATACTTCCCAAAGGACCAAAGAGTCTTTTCAGTCAAGGGCTGCAAAACTGTGGCTGCAAAGGTGAATTATTGGACAGCCGCAGATTCAAAACTGTAG
- the LOC132825921 gene encoding torsin-1A-like isoform X1: MAPARWMMVFFALSLSVRLTAALEPFTTSAVLIGAASTAYYYFNCRFQECCTKDWVPLDVKGLETSLKEQLFGQHIALDVIPKAIEGFLSNKDAKKPLTLSLHGWTGTGKSFVSRIIAESLYKNGMNSKYVHKFVSSYHFPNVQHTNKYIQQLQDWIRGNVSLCKRSLFIFDEMDKMNPELIDSIKPFLEYYSHLDGVVYRKAMFIFLSNAGGEKINDVVLDFWQRGMKREDIQQKDLENSLSLEVYNNKNSGFWHTHLIDKYLIDYFIPFLPLEYKHVVLCAKAELYTLHLEDVDQVAIKVATEMVYFPKDQRVFSVKGCKTVAAKVNYWTAADSKL, encoded by the exons ATGGCGCCAGCGAGGTGGATGATGGTGTTTTTCGCTCTGTCCCTTTCCGTAAGACTGACCGCCGCGTTGGAGCCCTTCACCACCTCCGCCGTCTTGATCGGAGCTGCCTCTACAGCCTATTATTATTTCAACTGTCGCTTTCAGGAATGTTGCACCAAGGACTGGGTACCGCTGGATGTCAAAG GATTGGAAACCTCCTTAAAGGAGCAGCTGTTTGGACAACATATTGCATTGGATGTGATTCCAAAGGCGATCGAAGGCTTCCTGAGTAATAAGGATGCAAAGAAACCTCTCACCCTTTCTCTACATGGCTGGACTGGTACTGGCAAAAGCTTTGTCAGTAGAATAATAGCTGAAAGCCTGTATAAAAATGGAATGAACAGTAAATATGTTCATAAATTTGTGTCTTCTTACCACTTCCCCAATGTTCAACATACCAACAAGTATATA CAACAGTTGCAGGACTGGATTCGTGGGAATGTTAGCCTGTGTAAGCGGTCACTGTTTATTTTTGATGAGATGGACAAAATGAACCCTGAGCTCATTGATTCCATTAAGCCATTTCTGGAATACTACAGCCACCTTGATGGAGTGGTTTATCGAAAGGCAATGTTCATCTTCCTGAG CAATGCTGGTGGTGAGAAGATAAACGATGTTGTGCTAGATTTCTGGCAGCGTGGGATGAAAAGAGAAGATATTCAACAGAAAGACTTGGAGAATAGTCTGTCCTTAGAAGTCTATAACAACAAAAATA GTGGATTCTGGCACACCCATCTCATTGACAAATATCTGATCGATTATTTTATTCCTTTTCTGCCACTGGAGTACAAACACGTTGTGTTGTGTGCAAAAGCTGAATTGTACACGCTGCATCTTGAAGATGTTGACCAAGTGGCCATCAAAGTGGCCACAGAGATGGTATACTTCCCAAAGGACCAAAGAGTCTTTTCAGTCAAGGGCTGCAAAACTGTGGCTGCAAAGGTGAATTATTGGACAGCCGCAGATTCAAAACTGTAG
- the LOC132825921 gene encoding torsin-1B-like isoform X3 codes for MAPARWMMVFFALSLSVRLTAALEPFTTSAVLIGAASTAYYYFNCRFQECCTKDWVPLDVKGLETSLKEQLFGQHIALDVIPKAIEGFLSNKDAKKPLTLSLHGWTGTGKSFVSRIIAESLYKNGMNSKYVHKFVSSYHFPNVQHTNKYIQQLQDWIRGNVSLCKRSLFIFDEMDKMNPELIDSIKPFLEYYSHLDGVVYRKAMFIFLSNAGGEKINDVVLDFWQRGMKREDIQQKDLENSLSLEVYNNKNRKEQTDSFEDMTDTMDRTVS; via the exons ATGGCGCCAGCGAGGTGGATGATGGTGTTTTTCGCTCTGTCCCTTTCCGTAAGACTGACCGCCGCGTTGGAGCCCTTCACCACCTCCGCCGTCTTGATCGGAGCTGCCTCTACAGCCTATTATTATTTCAACTGTCGCTTTCAGGAATGTTGCACCAAGGACTGGGTACCGCTGGATGTCAAAG GATTGGAAACCTCCTTAAAGGAGCAGCTGTTTGGACAACATATTGCATTGGATGTGATTCCAAAGGCGATCGAAGGCTTCCTGAGTAATAAGGATGCAAAGAAACCTCTCACCCTTTCTCTACATGGCTGGACTGGTACTGGCAAAAGCTTTGTCAGTAGAATAATAGCTGAAAGCCTGTATAAAAATGGAATGAACAGTAAATATGTTCATAAATTTGTGTCTTCTTACCACTTCCCCAATGTTCAACATACCAACAAGTATATA CAACAGTTGCAGGACTGGATTCGTGGGAATGTTAGCCTGTGTAAGCGGTCACTGTTTATTTTTGATGAGATGGACAAAATGAACCCTGAGCTCATTGATTCCATTAAGCCATTTCTGGAATACTACAGCCACCTTGATGGAGTGGTTTATCGAAAGGCAATGTTCATCTTCCTGAG CAATGCTGGTGGTGAGAAGATAAACGATGTTGTGCTAGATTTCTGGCAGCGTGGGATGAAAAGAGAAGATATTCAACAGAAAGACTTGGAGAATAGTCTGTCCTTAGAAGTCTATAACAACAAAAATA GGAAAGAGCAGACCGATAGTTTTGAAGATATGACAGATACGATGGACCGAACAGTCTCCTGA